From a region of the Desulfonatronum sp. SC1 genome:
- a CDS encoding ATP-binding protein, giving the protein MYTRNIDPPERKSFFLFGPRGTGKSTWVRSVFPGAVYVDLLDSRLYTSLLASPHRLEELIPPGFSNWVVVDEIQRVPELLNTVHRLIENRGLHFVLTGSSARKLRGSGINLLAGRAVTRAMHPLTAVELGSDFSLDRSLAHGHLPSACTEADPADYLAGYVHTYLREEVQQEGLVRNLQAFARFLEAASLSQAGVLNISEVARECEVNRKVVEEYFHILEDLLLAWRLPVFTRKARRRMTVHPKFFLFDAGVFRALRPKGPLDRPEEIDGAALETLIFQELRAVNDNLRLGFDLYYWRTAEKQEVDFVLYGEKGLIAIEVKRTATIRPRELSGLRAFLHDYPMARAYVFYGGRERRYLDNIEVIPLEQALPGLPEVLCPVAPGVGQEVGCPPRARGHVQVGR; this is encoded by the coding sequence ATGTACACCAGAAATATTGATCCGCCGGAGCGGAAAAGTTTTTTCCTGTTCGGCCCTCGGGGAACGGGCAAATCCACCTGGGTTCGGTCGGTCTTTCCTGGAGCAGTTTACGTCGACCTTCTGGATTCGCGATTGTACACTTCCTTGCTGGCATCCCCGCACCGGCTGGAAGAACTGATCCCGCCCGGCTTCAGTAACTGGGTGGTCGTGGACGAGATTCAGCGGGTGCCGGAATTGCTGAACACGGTCCATAGACTCATTGAAAACCGGGGCCTGCATTTTGTACTGACTGGCTCCAGTGCCCGCAAACTGCGCGGCAGTGGCATCAACCTGCTGGCCGGACGGGCCGTAACCAGAGCCATGCACCCGCTGACCGCCGTGGAACTGGGCTCGGATTTTTCCCTGGACCGTTCCCTGGCGCACGGCCACCTGCCATCAGCCTGCACGGAGGCGGACCCTGCTGACTACCTGGCTGGTTACGTTCACACCTATCTGCGCGAAGAGGTTCAGCAGGAAGGGCTGGTTCGCAATCTCCAAGCCTTCGCCCGCTTCCTGGAAGCAGCCAGCCTGTCCCAAGCAGGCGTCCTGAACATCTCCGAAGTGGCACGGGAATGCGAGGTGAACCGCAAAGTGGTTGAAGAGTATTTCCATATTCTGGAAGATCTTCTGTTGGCCTGGCGTTTGCCGGTGTTCACCAGGAAAGCCCGACGGCGCATGACCGTCCATCCGAAGTTCTTTCTGTTCGACGCCGGAGTCTTCAGGGCGCTTCGACCAAAAGGCCCGCTGGACAGGCCCGAAGAAATCGACGGAGCGGCCCTTGAGACCTTGATTTTCCAAGAACTGCGTGCGGTCAACGACAACCTGCGCCTGGGGTTTGACCTGTATTACTGGCGGACGGCTGAGAAACAGGAAGTGGACTTCGTGCTGTACGGTGAAAAGGGGCTGATCGCCATTGAGGTTAAGCGCACCGCGACCATCAGACCCAGAGAACTCAGCGGCTTGAGGGCGTTTCTCCATGACTACCCCATGGCCAGAGCCTATGTTTTCTACGGCGGACGTGAACGGCGCTACCTGGATAACATCGAGGTCATCCCTCTGGAACAGGCTCTGCCCGGTTTGCCCGAAGTGCTCTGCCCCGTGGCCCCGGGAGTTGGCCAGGAGGTTGGCTGCCCGCCGCGTGCTCGTGGTCACGTTCAAGTCGGCCGTTGA
- a CDS encoding XdhC family aldehyde oxidoreductase maturation factor has protein sequence MNRLENEILLLLEAGQSVALATIVSLSGSAPRTPGTRMVVLPDGAILGTIGGGRLEAEVIRVGLETLGHGQGRLRRFALTGKDAAEMDMICGGVLDVLVEPLRPLPSTIDLLRTLRRFQETGEEPHLVTLLREDADGGGGLHTEHLLARRSASGFDFHPQRPDNAEELTSLLEAARSGCCPTLFPVGGFRAVIEPILGKETLHLFGAGHVSKEVAALAHHVDFRVEVSDDRAEFANAERFPRAEAIHVPENMALDPSRISENSYVVILTRGHKHDMDILAQALRTNAAYIGMIGSRRKRDAIYTALRRQGFADTDLSSVHCPVGLDIDAETPAEIALSIVGELVKIRAANRKTNPSLPRLPKGLSLDK, from the coding sequence ATGAACCGACTGGAAAATGAAATCTTGCTCCTGCTGGAGGCCGGACAATCCGTGGCCTTGGCCACCATCGTCAGCCTGTCCGGCTCCGCGCCGCGCACGCCGGGCACGCGAATGGTCGTGCTTCCGGACGGCGCTATCCTGGGAACCATTGGCGGAGGACGCCTGGAGGCCGAGGTCATCCGGGTCGGGCTGGAAACACTTGGCCACGGTCAGGGTCGGCTGCGACGCTTTGCCCTGACCGGCAAGGACGCCGCGGAAATGGACATGATCTGCGGCGGTGTGCTGGATGTGCTGGTGGAACCGCTGCGGCCGCTGCCATCAACCATCGACCTGCTGCGAACCCTGCGCCGCTTTCAGGAAACCGGCGAGGAACCGCACCTGGTCACCCTGCTCCGGGAAGACGCCGACGGCGGGGGCGGGCTGCACACCGAACACCTCCTGGCCCGGCGTTCCGCCTCGGGTTTCGACTTCCACCCCCAACGCCCGGACAACGCAGAGGAGCTGACGTCGCTCCTGGAAGCCGCCCGCTCTGGATGCTGCCCAACGCTCTTTCCCGTGGGCGGCTTCCGTGCGGTGATCGAGCCGATCCTGGGCAAGGAAACCCTGCATTTGTTCGGCGCGGGCCATGTTTCCAAGGAGGTAGCGGCCCTGGCGCACCACGTGGACTTCCGCGTGGAGGTCTCCGACGACCGAGCCGAGTTCGCCAATGCAGAGCGCTTTCCCAGGGCCGAGGCCATCCACGTTCCGGAAAACATGGCCCTGGACCCGAGCCGAATCTCCGAAAACAGCTATGTCGTGATCCTCACCAGGGGCCACAAGCACGACATGGACATCCTGGCCCAGGCCCTGCGCACCAACGCCGCCTACATCGGCATGATCGGCAGCCGCCGCAAGCGCGACGCCATCTACACGGCCCTGCGACGACAAGGATTCGCCGACACGGACCTCTCCAGTGTCCACTGCCCCGTGGGCCTGGACATCGACGCCGAAACCCCGGCGGAAATCGCCCTGAGTATTGTCGGCGAGCTGGTAAAAATCCGCGCCGCTAACCGCAAGACAAATCCGTCGCTCCCCAGGCTCCCGAAAGGATTGTCCCTGGACAAGTGA
- the modB gene encoding molybdate ABC transporter permease subunit, producing the protein MTDGSFFFPLQLTLRVASLATLFALIFGVLLAWVIHRFRFPGRNMLDAVLTLPMVLPPTVLGYYLIVLIGRNGVIGGWLESTFGITLMFTWQGAVVAASVVAFPLVFKSATAALEGVGEKYENAARTLGCGEWQIFLRVLLPMAVRGIAAGTMLAFARAMGEFGATLMVAGNLPGRTQTMPLAVYSAVQTGNQDLANMLVFVLSAACVVILWITGALLKPKWEER; encoded by the coding sequence ATGACTGACGGCTCGTTTTTCTTCCCCCTGCAACTCACCCTGCGCGTAGCCTCCCTGGCCACGCTCTTCGCCCTGATCTTCGGGGTATTGTTGGCCTGGGTCATTCATCGGTTTCGTTTTCCCGGTCGGAACATGCTCGATGCCGTGTTGACCCTGCCCATGGTCCTGCCGCCCACGGTGCTGGGGTATTATTTGATCGTGCTGATAGGGCGAAACGGTGTGATCGGCGGTTGGCTGGAGTCGACCTTTGGGATCACCTTGATGTTCACGTGGCAGGGGGCGGTGGTTGCCGCTTCCGTGGTGGCTTTTCCCCTGGTTTTCAAGTCGGCCACAGCCGCGTTGGAGGGGGTTGGGGAAAAGTACGAAAACGCGGCCCGCACCCTGGGTTGCGGCGAATGGCAAATCTTCTTGCGTGTCTTGTTGCCCATGGCCGTGCGCGGGATCGCAGCCGGGACCATGCTGGCATTTGCCCGGGCCATGGGCGAGTTCGGGGCCACCCTGATGGTTGCCGGCAACCTGCCCGGTCGAACCCAGACCATGCCTTTGGCCGTGTACAGCGCCGTGCAGACCGGGAACCAGGACCTAGCCAACATGCTGGTGTTCGTCTTGTCCGCCGCCTGCGTGGTGATTTTATGGATTACGGGCGCTTTGCTCAAACCCAAATGGGAGGAAAGGTAA
- the modA gene encoding molybdate ABC transporter substrate-binding protein: protein MKRIAAALLCGVMVLASVVPAAAQVVIVSAAASLMDAFNVIKKDFEKEHPGARLVFNFGASGALYRQIEQGAPVDVFASADMRWMDEAVRIGRVEATESNVFARNWIVLAVPKNNPAGVSTLKDLENAGVRRIGVVTPDTSPAGNYARQSLKDLELWEVLESKYIFAETVTQLLSYLRLGEMDAGFFFASDAVRGADSVAVVMEMPMREPALYSIAPLSDTKHPDLAQAFVRFILSEKGQAVLSGYGFRKAE, encoded by the coding sequence ATGAAACGGATTGCCGCCGCTCTGCTGTGTGGTGTCATGGTTCTTGCCTCGGTCGTGCCGGCCGCCGCTCAGGTGGTGATCGTGTCCGCGGCGGCCTCGCTGATGGATGCCTTCAATGTGATCAAGAAAGATTTTGAAAAGGAACACCCTGGAGCTCGATTGGTCTTCAACTTCGGAGCCTCCGGGGCGCTCTACCGGCAGATTGAACAGGGCGCGCCCGTGGACGTGTTCGCCTCCGCGGACATGCGCTGGATGGACGAGGCCGTCCGGATCGGGCGAGTCGAAGCGACGGAATCCAACGTCTTTGCGCGAAATTGGATCGTCCTGGCCGTGCCAAAAAACAATCCCGCCGGGGTCTCGACCTTGAAAGACCTGGAGAACGCTGGTGTTCGTCGGATCGGAGTGGTTACGCCGGACACCAGTCCGGCGGGAAACTACGCCAGGCAGTCGCTGAAGGACCTGGAACTCTGGGAAGTTCTGGAATCCAAGTATATCTTCGCGGAAACCGTGACTCAACTGTTGAGCTATTTGCGGCTCGGCGAGATGGATGCCGGGTTCTTTTTCGCCTCGGACGCAGTCCGGGGGGCGGACAGCGTGGCCGTGGTCATGGAAATGCCCATGAGGGAACCAGCCCTGTATTCCATTGCTCCGCTCTCCGACACCAAACATCCGGACCTGGCCCAAGCCTTCGTGCGTTTCATCCTGTCCGAGAAGGGACAAGCCGTTCTTTCCGGGTATGGATTCAGGAAAGCGGAATAA
- a CDS encoding ABC transporter ATP-binding protein codes for MLLRCDITTSFTGDTSGFELDASFQASAASIVLFGPSGSGKTLTLMTLAGLLTPRAGHVSVRGVTFYDSQARVNVPARKRNVGVVFQDYALFPHLTVRENVAFGLKRPFRPLDTEQRRNVGELLELFGIAALAGQRPYQLSGGQRQRTALARALAPKPRLLLLDEPFTALDQPLRMIMREELAQIQKRFDVPMVMVTHDLADVEVFAQTLVAFGHGRVLEVLDYQERRSGGECAEHILTPLFEAANGNGFGAGKGGRRSG; via the coding sequence ATGCTTCTGCGGTGCGACATCACGACAAGCTTCACCGGTGATACGAGCGGCTTTGAACTGGATGCATCGTTCCAGGCATCTGCCGCGTCCATCGTTCTCTTCGGGCCGTCCGGCTCCGGAAAAACGCTGACACTGATGACCCTGGCGGGACTGCTGACCCCCCGGGCCGGGCATGTCTCGGTCCGGGGGGTCACGTTTTATGACTCCCAGGCAAGGGTGAACGTGCCTGCCAGAAAGCGCAACGTCGGCGTCGTGTTCCAGGACTATGCCCTGTTTCCGCATCTGACTGTCCGGGAAAACGTGGCCTTTGGCCTGAAGCGGCCTTTTCGACCGCTCGACACGGAACAGCGGCGCAACGTGGGGGAACTGCTGGAATTGTTCGGCATCGCCGCTCTTGCCGGACAACGTCCCTATCAACTGTCCGGGGGGCAGCGCCAGCGCACGGCTTTGGCCAGGGCCCTGGCTCCAAAACCGCGACTGTTGCTTCTGGATGAGCCGTTCACGGCCCTGGATCAACCCTTGCGGATGATAATGCGCGAGGAACTGGCCCAAATCCAGAAACGGTTCGACGTGCCCATGGTCATGGTCACCCACGATCTGGCCGACGTGGAGGTCTTTGCCCAAACCCTGGTGGCTTTTGGTCACGGGCGGGTGCTGGAGGTGCTGGACTACCAGGAGCGCCGCTCCGGAGGCGAATGCGCCGAGCATATTCTTACGCCGTTGTTTGAAGCGGCCAACGGCAATGGATTCGGAGCAGGGAAAGGAGGCAGGCGTTCGGGGTAA
- a CDS encoding type II toxin-antitoxin system HipA family toxin has translation MRECSATPAKDVMLLARWCLANTLLGNADGHAKTLSLLYAQGRAPRLAPYTCEPRADLTPLS, from the coding sequence TTGCGCGAATGCAGTGCGACACCGGCCAAGGATGTCATGCTGCTGGCGAGGTGGTGCCTTGCCAACACGCTGCTGGGCAACGCCGACGGCCACGCCAAGACCCTGTCCCTGCTCTACGCCCAGGGCAGGGCCCCACGGTTGGCGCCGTATACTTGCGAGCCAAGAGCGGACTTGACCCCTCTCTCGTAA
- a CDS encoding TOBE domain-containing protein: MHTIPDKDSATRRSPGASFSVPPSAKVLDSVQLAELERTFRAWATDSPRRDVRWSRQRILLIFLLIRHTGAKLNEILDLKAGDIDLERRVVTLAGEDMEKARTVEIPDDLAEELRTALKKGSHAPDEALFRIDPAHVRRKFYEQAEACGLPREFGNPSTLRRSRSVELLRGNLPLHVVQRLLGHSTPNLTAAHLDVSEEDVHHAARQYVDRESRRRTSARNIFFGKITEIVTGDIQSEVTLLTLGGLNVVSVITNASLRRMRLKVGMFVTAEIKAPWVLLAGPEGADQSSAENRLPATVVEISTGKVNTEVLLRLADGTEICSVATTASCRRLGLHPGDQAWVLFGAYSVILNHEAC; the protein is encoded by the coding sequence ATGCACACCATCCCCGATAAAGACTCCGCGACCCGGCGTTCGCCGGGCGCTTCGTTTTCCGTTCCACCCTCGGCCAAGGTTCTCGACTCCGTCCAACTGGCGGAACTGGAGCGGACGTTTCGCGCCTGGGCAACGGACTCCCCAAGGCGGGATGTTCGATGGTCCAGGCAGCGCATCCTTTTAATCTTTCTTTTGATCCGCCATACAGGTGCCAAGCTGAACGAAATATTGGACCTCAAGGCGGGGGACATTGATCTGGAGAGGCGGGTCGTCACTCTGGCCGGTGAAGACATGGAAAAGGCCAGAACCGTGGAAATCCCCGACGACTTGGCTGAAGAGCTGCGCACGGCCTTAAAAAAGGGTTCGCACGCTCCGGATGAGGCCCTTTTCCGGATTGATCCGGCCCATGTCCGACGCAAGTTCTACGAGCAGGCCGAGGCCTGCGGATTGCCCCGTGAGTTCGGCAATCCCAGTACGCTGCGTCGTTCGCGCTCCGTGGAACTACTGCGCGGTAATCTGCCTCTTCATGTTGTCCAGAGGCTGCTCGGCCATTCCACGCCCAACCTCACCGCCGCGCATCTGGATGTTTCCGAGGAGGACGTCCACCATGCCGCCAGGCAGTACGTGGACCGGGAGAGCCGCCGACGTACCAGCGCCCGGAATATTTTTTTCGGCAAGATCACGGAAATCGTCACCGGAGACATTCAGTCCGAGGTGACGCTGTTGACTCTGGGCGGGCTGAACGTCGTTTCGGTGATCACCAACGCCAGTCTACGTCGAATGCGGCTGAAGGTCGGGATGTTCGTGACCGCGGAAATCAAGGCGCCTTGGGTGCTTCTCGCCGGTCCCGAGGGGGCGGACCAAAGCAGCGCGGAGAACCGCCTGCCGGCCACGGTGGTTGAAATCAGCACCGGCAAGGTCAATACGGAAGTGCTGTTACGCCTCGCGGACGGCACGGAAATCTGCTCCGTGGCGACCACCGCCAGCTGCCGCCGCCTGGGCCTGCATCCAGGAGACCAGGCTTGGGTGCTCTTCGGGGCGTATAGTGTTATCCTCAATCATGAAGCATGCTGA